GAAGAGCTGAAGGAAGAGCTGGCCGACTTTGCCCAGCGCCAGCAGCAACAGGAACAAAACACCGCGGCACCGAAACTGGCCGGGGAGGGTGCACAATGACAGTAACTACCGTTTTTATCGGCTTTTTCGCCATGCTCGGCATGCTGTTGCTGGGCGTTCCCATCGCCGTGGCCATGGCCCTGATCGGGGTGATTGGCGGCATCATGGTGTTTGACTGGACCTTTATGGACTCTATCGGCGCCGTGGTATGGAGCGTGCACAACGAGGCGCTGCTGACCGCCATTCCGCTGTTCATTCTGCTGGGTGAGCTGCTGCTGCGCAGCGGCATCGCCGACAAGATGTTCCTGTCCATGTCGGCCTGGCTGGGCAGGTTGCCCGGCGGTCTGCTGCACACCAATATCGGCTCCTGTGCGCTGTTTGCCGCCACTTCCGGCTCTTCGGTGGCCACCGCTGCCACCATCGGCACGGTGGCGCTGCCGTCGCTGCAGGAGCGCAAGTACTGCATGCGCCAGTCCCTGGGCAGCCTGGCTGCCGGCGGTACTCTGGGCATTCTTATTCCGCCCAGCGTCAACATGCTGATCTACGGCTCGCTGACCAATAACTCCATCGGCAAGCTGTTTATGGCGGGGCTTATTCCCGGCGTGATGCTGAGCCTGCTGTTTATGGTGTATATCGCCTTCGCCAACCGCGGCCAGGGCAGTGTGCGGGAAGAGAAGCTGCCGCTGTCCGAAAAGCTGCGTCTGTCCCGTCACCTGATCCCGCCGGCGGTGGTATTCGGTATCGTGATGGGCAGCATCTACAGCGGTCTGGCCACCGCCACCGAGTCTGCCGCCCTGGGGGTTATGACCGCGCTCTGGTTCGCCTGGCGCTCCGGCCGGCTGTCGGTTAACTTCCTGCAGGAATGTTTCGTTCAGACCGCGCGCATTACCGGCATGATCCTGCTGATCATCACCGCCGCCTTTGTGCTTAACCTGACCATCAGCCTCACCGGGGTGGTGGATGAACTGACCGCCTGGGTGACCTCCTTCGGTCTCAGTGCCACCGGCCTGCTGCTTATTCTCATCCTGTTCTACCTGGCACTGGGCATGTTTATGGACGTGCTGTCGATGCAGGTGCTGACCATTCCCATCACCTATCCCATCGTCACCGCCCTGGGTGTGGATCCCATCTGGTACGGCGTGTTCGTGGTGCTGATGTGCGAGCTGGCGCTGATCACGCCGCCGGTGGGCATGAACCTGTTCGTGGTGCAGAGCGTGCGCAAGGACGGCGGCAATATCAGTGATGTGATGTGGGGTGTGGTGCCGTTCATCCTGATCATGATGCTGTTCACCTTCAGTCTGATGACCTTCCCGGAGATCGCCCTGTGGCTGCCCAACATGATGTAACCCAAAGCTGGCGCCTCGGCGCCCTTGAGCTGGCGGCGGCCTACGCCGCCGGCACCCTGACCCCGCTGACGGTGGTCGAGGCGCTGGGCGAGCGTATCGCCCGGCTTAATCCCGAACTCAATGCCATTATCACTCTGAACCCGGCGGCCCGTGACGAGGCCGCTGCCGCCACCGCACGCTGGGCCGAGGGCCGGCCCCTGAGCCCCCTCGATGGTGTGCCGCTGACGGTCAAGGATCACCTCAACACGCTGGGGCTGGCGACCACCTGGGGTAACCGGGCCCTGGCCGGCAATATCGCCACCGAGGAAGAGCTGGCGGTCTCCCGCTGCCGGGCCGCCGGGCTGGTGATCCTGGGCAAGACCAATGTGCCCGAGTTCACCCTGGAAGGCTATACCGACAACCGGCTGTTCGGCGTGACCCGCAACCCCTGGAACCCGGCACTGACGCCGGGGGGCTCCAGCGGCGGCGCGGTGGCAAGCCTGGCCGCGGGGCTGGCGCCGCTGGCGCTGGGCACCGACGGCGGCGGCTCCATTCGCCGGCCGGCGTCCCACACCGGCCTGGTGGGGCTCAAGCCTTCCATCGGCGCCGTGGCCCGGGCCGGCAGCCTGCCCCAGGTGATGCTCGACTTTGAAGTGGTGGGGCCGCTGGCCCGCAGCGCCGCCGATGCCGAGGCCCTGTACCGCATTATCAGCGGTCCCGATGTGCGGGATCCGGCGTCCTGGCGCGCTCGTCCCGAGATGCCTGCCCGCCCGTTGCGTATTCACTATGTGCCCCGTTTGGGCGAACAGCCGCTCGATGCGGAGATTGCCGCGAGCGTGGAGCAGGCGCTGGCGGTGTTTGCGCGCTTGGGGCACCGGGTGACTCAGGGGGAATTGCCGTTTTCTCTCGAGCCGGTGGACAGATTCTGGCCCATGATGGGGGCGGCGGCGGTGGCGGCCATTTTCCGGGCCTTTCCCGGGACCGAGTCCGAGGCCGCCGGGCGCTTTCGCGATATGGCCGGGCAGGGCCGGCAGCTGTCGGCCACCGACTATCTGTGCGGCCTGGACGGCATTGGCCGTTTTCGCCGTACCGTGGCCGAGGCCTTTCTTGATATCGACATCATCATCACGCCCTCGGCGGCGGCCCTGCCCTGGCCGGCGGAGCAGCCCTATCCCGGCGAGATCGATGGCCGGCCGGTGGGTCCGCGGGGTCATGCCATTTATACCGGCTGGGTGAATGCCTGCGGCCATCCGGCCATCAATTTGCCGGCGGCGCCGTCGGCGGACGGCCTGCCCATCGGTTTTCAGTTGGTGGCGGCCATGGGCCAGGACGCGCTGCTGCTGCGGCTGGCGGCGGAATATGAACAGCAACAAGCGGGCTGGCAGTGGCCGGCCCTGGCAGAAGGGTGACAACAGGATGAACACCATGGAACAACAAATCCAACCACAACAAATACAGCAAGCGGTGGCCCGGGTTCTGGCCGCCTATGAGAGCGGGCAGCAGTTTGACGCCGGTGAAGGGCCGCAAACGGTGGAGCAGGCCTATGCCATTCAGGATGGCGTGGCCCGTCACCTGTGGCCGGCACACCGTACCCATTGCTGGAAGGTGGGTGCGCCCGACCGGGACACCGAGCCCTACAGCGCGCCCATTCCGCCGCAGAAGGTATACGACAGCGGCGTGCGGCTCAGGGGGGATGACTTTCACATGATTGGCATAGAAGCGGAGCTGGCCTTTCGGGTAACCAGAGCCCTGCCGGTGCGGGCCGAGGCCTACAGCGAGCAGGAAGTGCGGGCGGCGCTGGGGGAGCTGTGCGTGACCCTGGAGCTGGTGGATACCCGGCTCCAGCAATGGCAGCAAACCAGCGCCCTGTGGCGGCTGGCCGACAACCAGATCAGCGGCGGCCTGGTGGTGGGCAGTGGCATTAACGACTGGCAGGGCCGGGATCTGACTCTGCAGCCGGTGCAGCTGACGTTGAACGGTGAGGTGCTGGCGGATAAAAGCGGCGGCCATCCGCTGGCCGACCCGACCGTGCTGCTGACCTGGTCGGTGAATCATCTGGTGGCGCGCAGCCACGGGCTGGCCGTGGGGGATCTGATCACCACCGGCAGCTGGACCGGCATGAAGTTTATCGAGCCCGGCGCCGATATTCGGGTGGTGTTCCCCGGCATCGGCGAGGTGGCGCTGACTATTGCATAAGCTGAATTAACCGGCGCCGGAGTGCCCGGTAAGGAGGACATCATCGCCTGGTTGCTTCCCGGCGGCCTGTGTGCCGCCATTGTTCTGGCCCTGCTGTTGCCGGGGCCCGGCGTCTGGCTGGCCCAGTGGCAGCCGCTGCCCTGGCTGGTGGCGGTGATCTTTCTGGTCAACGGCCTGCAGACCCAGGTGCGCGAGCTCAGGCCCGAGGCGGGCTTTGGCCGGGTGTTCGGCCTGGCGCTGGTGATCAGCCTGTTGCTGTCGCCGCTGCTGGGGGCGCTGCTGTATTACCACAGCGGGCTGGCACCGGGGCTGGCGCTGGGCCTGCTGGTGGTGTCTGTGGTGCCGCCGACCCTGTCGTCCTGCGTGGTGCTGACCCGGCTCAGCGGCGGCAACGCCCAGTGGTCGCTGTTTATGACCCTGGGGCTGAACCTGCTCGGCATCGTCACCATTCCGCTGATGCTCAGTCTGCTGATCGGCCGCAGCGGTGAACTGTCGCCCTGGTCCTTGCTGCACAAGCTGTCGCTGATGGTGCTGTTGCCTTTTGTGCTGGGCCTTTTGCTGCGGTTGGTGCTGGGCGGACGGGTGGTACACCGCTGGATGACGGTGGTGCCCACCCTGAGCGTGGTCACCACCGCCTGGATCACCCTGTCTACCAGCCGCCCGGCGCTGTTGCAGCTTGGCGGAGGTGATTTGCTGGCGCTGGCGCTCTGGTCACTGTTGCTGCACGGTGCTCTGCTGCTGGTATGCCGGCTGGCGGGACGCGGGCTGGCGCGGCCGGCGCGACTGGCGCTGTTGTTTACCGCCGCCCAGAAAACCACGCCGGTGGCGGTGAGCGTGCTGGTGGCGATGAACGCCGCCGGCGGGCTGGCGGTGGTGGCCTGCCTGGTGTTTCACTTTATGCACATGCTGGCCGACTCCCTGCTGGCGTCGCGTATTGGCGCGCGAACCGCGGCCCTGACGCGGGCCGGGGCTTAGCGTTCGGCGCTGAAGGTACAGCAAAACCGGGTCAGGCCCCGATCCTGGGTTACCTCGATGGGGGCCCGGTGACCGTCGAGAATGGCCTTGACCAGGGCCAGCCCCAGCCCGTGGCCCGGGCTGTGCCGGCTGCGATCGCCCCGGTACAGGCGCTCAAAAATATGGGGCAGATCGGTCTCGCTGATGCCGACGCCGGTGTCTTCCACCATCACTTCAATGTTTTGCCGGTTGCGTCTGGCCGTCAGCCGCACCCGGCCGCCGGGTTCAGTGTACTTGATGGCGTTGTCGAGCAGATTGGCAAAGGCCTGGCGCAGGGCCTGGGGATCTCCTTGCGTGATCAGCCCGGTTGCCAGCCGGGTGGTCAGGTCAATGCCCTTGTCCTCGGCGGCCAGCTCGTACAGTTCGGCCACCTCTTTCAGCAACCGGCCCAGATCGCAGGGCTCGAGCCGGGCCGGATCCAGCCCCTGCTCGGCGGCGGTGATCGCCAGCAGGTAATCGAGCTGGGTTTGCATGCGCTGATTCTCCTCGGCGCAGTCGAGCAGGCTGTCGTGCCAGCGTTGCGGATCCGTGCTTGCCAGCGCCTGCTCCAGGCTGAGGCGCTGGCGGGTCAGTGGCGTGCGCAGATCGTGGGCGGCGCTGTCGAGGGCGTGGCGCAGCCCGCTCACCAGCCGGTGAATGCGCGCCATTTGCTGGTTGAACAGCAGAGTCAGCTGGCCCAGCTCGGTGCGGTGCGAGGCGGTGGGTGGCACCGGGCAGTCAAGGCCGTCCCGCTGCAGGCTGCCAATGCGGTGAATAAGGGTGCGAATGGGGCGCAGGGTGCGCCGGGTGAGCCAGGCCACCAGCCCCAGGCTTATCAGCAGCATGGGCAGCAACAGTTGCAGCATGGTCTGGCGGTAGCGGGCCAGATCCTGCTGGCGGGGGCCGGCGGACAGGGCCACCTGCAGCCGGTAGCCGTCCAGGGTGCGGCCCTGGTGCCAGCTGCCATCACTCAGCTGGCCGTCGGCCCGGGGAGGCAGGGCGGGGCCGGCGCTGAACAGCAACTGCCCGGTCGGATTGGTAAAGCGCACCCGGTAGTGGCTCAGCAGCAGAAATTCCCGGTCCCGCTCCAGCACGTGCAGCAGCTTGTCGGGGCCGGCGTCGTTGCTGATGCGCTGGTAGTTGTCGAGCAGGGTGGCCACCAGTTGTCTGTCCTTGCCGAGCAGGCGTGAGCCCAGCAGGTGCTCCCCGGCCAGCAGCAGGCCGCCGGTGACCAGGGTCATCAGTACCAGATACCAGAGGGTGAGGGTCAGGCCGGTGGTAAAGCGGGGTTTAATCGGTGCGCAGGACATAGCCAATGCCTCTCAGGGTATGCAGCAATTTTGGGGTCTGGCCCTTGTCTATCTTGTTGCGCAGCCGGCATACCAGCACGTCCACCACATTGGTCTGGGGATCAAACTGGTAATCCCACACCTGCTCCAGGATCTGGGTGCGGGACACCACCCGGCCCTGCTGGCGCAACAGCAGCTCCAGCAGCACCAGCTCTCTGGGCTGCAGGGCCAGCCTGTGCTCGCCCCGCCAGGCCAGTTTGCGGGATGAATCCAGGCGCAAATCCGCCAGTTGCAGCACATCCTGCGCCAGCGCCGGCTGGTGCCGGCGCAGCAGCGCCTCGATACGGGCCAGCAGCTCGCTGAAGGCAAAGGGCTTGGTCAGATAGTCGTCGCCGCCCAGGCGCAGCCCCTGCACCCGGTCGTCCACCGAGCGACGGGCGCTCAGCAGCAGAATGGGAAAACCGGCGCCCTGGCCGCGCCAGTCCTGTACCAGCTCAAGTCCGTCCCGGCCCGGTAGCATGATATCGACAATGGCCAGGGCGGGGGGCTGCTCCAGCGCCAGGGGGGCGGCGTCTTCGGCCCGGCTGCAGTGCTGCACCCGGTAGCCCTGCTCGGTCAGGCCGCGGGCAAGAAAGGTGGCAATCTTGTCATCATCTTCAACCAGCAACAGCTCCATGGCCGGGGTCTCCGTAGTGGGCATGGCGCACATTGTACCGCCATCGAGACGGGTGGCCATGAACCTTTCCATTCTGTAATGCGGCGGCAAGGCAGCCGCAAGGCTGGCCGGCTATAGTGACAGGGTCATTTACAAGGAGAAGCGTTATGAAAAAAGTTCTCGCCGTGCTGGTGCTGGCCAGCCTGGGTGTACAGGCCCAGACCGTGAACACCCAAGTGCTGACCACCGACACCGCGCTGAAGCTGGTGAGCGAAGGCATCAGCCAGTGCGCCAAAGACGGCTATAACGTGACCGTGGCGGTAGTGGATCGCAGCGGCACCCTCAAGGCCCTGGGCCGTCATGAGAACGCCGGCCCGCATACCGTTGAAAGCGCCCGCAAGAAGGCCTTCACCTCCGCCTCCATGGGGGTGGTGACCGCCGAGCTGGCCAACAATATCGCCGACAAGCCGGCGCTGTTTGGCCTGCGCGAAATGCACCCGGATATGCTGATCCTGGGCGGCGGCCTGCCCATTCGTGTGAATGACCAGCTGGTGGGTGGCATTGGCATCGGCGGCGCGCCCGGTGGTCACCTGGATCAGGCCTGCGCCGACGCGGCCCTGAAAGCGGTACTGCAGTAAGTCTGGCCGAGCGGCCTAGCGGGTGCCGCTCAACCACTCCAGCAGCGCCTGCTCCGGCATGGGGCGGGCCATGAGAAAGCCCTGAAAGGCCGGACAGCCCAGCCGCTGCAGCTGGTCGCGCTGGGCTTCGGTTTCCACCCCTTCCGCCACCACCGTCATGTTCAGCTCACGGGCCAGCGCCAGAATGCAGGCGATAATGGCCCTGTCTCGCGGCGCCGTGTCCACATGGCGAATAAAGGCCCGGTCGAGCTTGAGCTCGTCCACCGGCAGCTCCTTCAGGTAGGCAAAGGAGGAATAGCCGGTGCCGAAGTCGTCGATGGACAGCCCCAGCCCCAGCTCCTTCAGCCGGGCCATGCGGGTGCGGCTTTCGGTGAGGTTTTCCAGGATCACGCTTTCGGTCACCTCCAGGGTCAGCCGGTGCCGGCAGGCGGGAAACTGCAGCAGCAGGGTTTCCAGCCGGGTGGTGAAGTCG
The Oceanimonas pelagia genome window above contains:
- a CDS encoding 2-keto-4-pentenoate hydratase; the encoded protein is MEQQIQPQQIQQAVARVLAAYESGQQFDAGEGPQTVEQAYAIQDGVARHLWPAHRTHCWKVGAPDRDTEPYSAPIPPQKVYDSGVRLRGDDFHMIGIEAELAFRVTRALPVRAEAYSEQEVRAALGELCVTLELVDTRLQQWQQTSALWRLADNQISGGLVVGSGINDWQGRDLTLQPVQLTLNGEVLADKSGGHPLADPTVLLTWSVNHLVARSHGLAVGDLITTGSWTGMKFIEPGADIRVVFPGIGEVALTIA
- a CDS encoding bile acid:sodium symporter, producing MPGKEDIIAWLLPGGLCAAIVLALLLPGPGVWLAQWQPLPWLVAVIFLVNGLQTQVRELRPEAGFGRVFGLALVISLLLSPLLGALLYYHSGLAPGLALGLLVVSVVPPTLSSCVVLTRLSGGNAQWSLFMTLGLNLLGIVTIPLMLSLLIGRSGELSPWSLLHKLSLMVLLPFVLGLLLRLVLGGRVVHRWMTVVPTLSVVTTAWITLSTSRPALLQLGGGDLLALALWSLLLHGALLLVCRLAGRGLARPARLALLFTAAQKTTPVAVSVLVAMNAAGGLAVVACLVFHFMHMLADSLLASRIGARTAALTRAGA
- a CDS encoding GlcG/HbpS family heme-binding protein, whose translation is MKKVLAVLVLASLGVQAQTVNTQVLTTDTALKLVSEGISQCAKDGYNVTVAVVDRSGTLKALGRHENAGPHTVESARKKAFTSASMGVVTAELANNIADKPALFGLREMHPDMLILGGGLPIRVNDQLVGGIGIGGAPGGHLDQACADAALKAVLQ
- a CDS encoding amidase, which codes for MAAQHDVTQSWRLGALELAAAYAAGTLTPLTVVEALGERIARLNPELNAIITLNPAARDEAAAATARWAEGRPLSPLDGVPLTVKDHLNTLGLATTWGNRALAGNIATEEELAVSRCRAAGLVILGKTNVPEFTLEGYTDNRLFGVTRNPWNPALTPGGSSGGAVASLAAGLAPLALGTDGGGSIRRPASHTGLVGLKPSIGAVARAGSLPQVMLDFEVVGPLARSAADAEALYRIISGPDVRDPASWRARPEMPARPLRIHYVPRLGEQPLDAEIAASVEQALAVFARLGHRVTQGELPFSLEPVDRFWPMMGAAAVAAIFRAFPGTESEAAGRFRDMAGQGRQLSATDYLCGLDGIGRFRRTVAEAFLDIDIIITPSAAALPWPAEQPYPGEIDGRPVGPRGHAIYTGWVNACGHPAINLPAAPSADGLPIGFQLVAAMGQDALLLRLAAEYEQQQAGWQWPALAEG
- a CDS encoding winged helix-turn-helix domain-containing protein gives rise to the protein MATRLDGGTMCAMPTTETPAMELLLVEDDDKIATFLARGLTEQGYRVQHCSRAEDAAPLALEQPPALAIVDIMLPGRDGLELVQDWRGQGAGFPILLLSARRSVDDRVQGLRLGGDDYLTKPFAFSELLARIEALLRRHQPALAQDVLQLADLRLDSSRKLAWRGEHRLALQPRELVLLELLLRQQGRVVSRTQILEQVWDYQFDPQTNVVDVLVCRLRNKIDKGQTPKLLHTLRGIGYVLRTD
- a CDS encoding TRAP transporter large permease, with translation MTVTTVFIGFFAMLGMLLLGVPIAVAMALIGVIGGIMVFDWTFMDSIGAVVWSVHNEALLTAIPLFILLGELLLRSGIADKMFLSMSAWLGRLPGGLLHTNIGSCALFAATSGSSVATAATIGTVALPSLQERKYCMRQSLGSLAAGGTLGILIPPSVNMLIYGSLTNNSIGKLFMAGLIPGVMLSLLFMVYIAFANRGQGSVREEKLPLSEKLRLSRHLIPPAVVFGIVMGSIYSGLATATESAALGVMTALWFAWRSGRLSVNFLQECFVQTARITGMILLIITAAFVLNLTISLTGVVDELTAWVTSFGLSATGLLLILILFYLALGMFMDVLSMQVLTIPITYPIVTALGVDPIWYGVFVVLMCELALITPPVGMNLFVVQSVRKDGGNISDVMWGVVPFILIMMLFTFSLMTFPEIALWLPNMM
- a CDS encoding sensor histidine kinase encodes the protein MSCAPIKPRFTTGLTLTLWYLVLMTLVTGGLLLAGEHLLGSRLLGKDRQLVATLLDNYQRISNDAGPDKLLHVLERDREFLLLSHYRVRFTNPTGQLLFSAGPALPPRADGQLSDGSWHQGRTLDGYRLQVALSAGPRQQDLARYRQTMLQLLLPMLLISLGLVAWLTRRTLRPIRTLIHRIGSLQRDGLDCPVPPTASHRTELGQLTLLFNQQMARIHRLVSGLRHALDSAAHDLRTPLTRQRLSLEQALASTDPQRWHDSLLDCAEENQRMQTQLDYLLAITAAEQGLDPARLEPCDLGRLLKEVAELYELAAEDKGIDLTTRLATGLITQGDPQALRQAFANLLDNAIKYTEPGGRVRLTARRNRQNIEVMVEDTGVGISETDLPHIFERLYRGDRSRHSPGHGLGLALVKAILDGHRAPIEVTQDRGLTRFCCTFSAER